One window of the Magnolia sinica isolate HGM2019 chromosome 19, MsV1, whole genome shotgun sequence genome contains the following:
- the LOC131235633 gene encoding uncharacterized protein LOC131235633: protein MVEFVRDFDMKLTVEEPYEFIAHIQAQLMIDSKIIETQAGDELLKKMREGAKNDGKSEWRVGTDGGLRYRGRLCVPNLQGLQEEVLNAAHNFKLAIHPVKAEHRRPPGLLQPMLIAEWKWDFISMDFIAGLPKTRKGYDSIWVIVDRLTKSAHFLPIKTSSSADDLAKLYSKEIVRLHGVPLEIVSDRDTRFTSIFWTRIQEAMGESWDDCLPYAEFAYNNNFQASIGMVPYEALYGRPCRAPHCWEKIGEKGLLGQDLVRITTEKIGIIRRRLLTGQSRQKLCQHKAKGLRI from the exons ATGGTGGAGTTCGTTCGGGACTTCGACATGAAGCTGACAGTGGAGGAACCTTATGAGTTCATAGCTCACATTCAAGCCCAGCTAATGATTGACAGTAAAATCATTGAAACCCAAGCGGGCGACGAGCTATTGAAGAAAATGAGGGAAGGGGCTAAGAACGATGGGAAGTCTGAATGGAGAGTCGGCACCGATGGGGGATTGCGGTACAGAGGCCGCCTATGTGTTCCCAACCTCCAGGGATTACAAGAAGAAGTTCTAAATGCCGCCCATAATTTCAAGTTGGCGatacatcctg TTAAGGCTGAACACCGTCGACCGCCAGGCCTGTTGCAGCCCATGcttatagcagaatggaagtgggacttcatatctatggacttcattgccGGGTTACCCAAGACTAGAAAGGGGTAcgactcgatatgggtgattgtggacaggctaaccaaatcagcccacttCCTGCCAATCAAGACTTCTAGCTCCGCCGATGACTTGGCTAAACTATATAGCAAGGAGATAGTGCGACTCCATGGCGTCCcattggagattgtgtcggaccgagataCTCGTTTCACGTCGATTTTCTGGACCCGCATTCAAGAAgctatggga GAGAGCTGGGACGATTGCCTCCCAtatgccgagttcgcctacaacaataacTTCCAAGCTAGCATCGGCATGGTGccttatgaggccttgtatgggcgtccctgCCGAGCCCCACATTGTTGGGAGAAAATTGGCGAGAAGGGTTTGCTAGGACAGGATCTGGTGCGGATCACGACCGAAAAGATTGGAATTATCCGGCGCCGCCTCTTGACGGGTCAAAGCAGACAAAAGCTATGCCAACACAAGGCGAAAGGACTTAgaatttga
- the LOC131234772 gene encoding 1,4-dihydroxy-2-naphthoyl-CoA synthase, peroxisomal codes for MAEIDVQTLTRRIATISNHLLLPLSSSPSSPPSIRRCNASMDDSYHRTHGEVPVHPPSWRTVATDDSGKEFTDIIYEKAVGEAIAKITINRPERRNAFRPQTVKEMIYAFNDARDDSSIGVIILTGKGTKAFCSGGDQAVRGPDGYADFDSFGRLNVLDLQVQIRRLPKPVIAMVAGYAVGGGHILHMVCDLTIAADNAIFGQTGPKVGSFDAGYGGSIMSRLVGPKRAREMWFLSRFYNASEAEKMGLVNTVVPLENLEQETVKWCREITRNSPTAIRVMKSALNAVDDGHAGLQEMAGNATLMFYGTEEGAEGKKAYLERRRPDFSKFPWRP; via the exons ATGGCAGAGATAGACGTCCAGACCCTAACAAGGAGAATCGCCACCATCTCCAACCACCTTCTCCTTCCCCTCTCTTCATCTCCCTCATCTCCTCCTTCCATCCGACGCTGCAATGCTTCCATGGACGACAGTTACCACCGGACCCATGGCGAAGTGCCGGTGCACCCACCGTCGTGGCGGACCGTCGCCACCGACGATTCAGGGAAGGAGTTTACGGACATCATCTACGAGAAAGCAGTCGGAGAAGCAATCGCGAAG ATTACAATCAATCGACCAGAGAGAAGGAATGCTTTTCGTCCACAAACAGTTAAAGAGATGATTTATGCTTTCAATGATGCTAGGGATGATAGTTCTATAGGAGTGATCATCCTCACAGGGAAG gGCACCAAGGCATTTTGTAGTGGCGGTGATCAGGCAGTAAGAGGCCCAGATGGCTATGCTGATTTTGATAGTTTCGGTCGTCTTAATGTTTTGGATCTGCAG GTACAGATTCGCCGTCTTCCCAAGCCAGTAATAGCGATG GTTGCAGGTTATGCTGTTGGAGGTGGACATATATTACACATGGTTTGCGATTTAACAATTGCAGCTGATAATGCCATTTTTGGCCAAACAGGTCCAAAG GTAGGAAGCTTCGATGCTGGTTATGGAGGTTCTATCATGTCTCGTTTG GTTGGGCCGAAAAGAGCACGTGAAATGTGGTTTCTCTCACGATTCTACAATGCTTCTGAAGCTGAGAAAATGGGACTAGTCAACACTGTGGTGCCG TTAGAAAATTTAGAACAAGAGACGGTGAAATGGTGCCGGGAGATCACAAGAAACAGCCCAACTGCAATTCGGGTGATGAAATCTGCATTGAACGCAGTCGATGACGGCCATGCTGGCCTGCAG GAGATGGCTGGCAATGCTACATTGATGTTTTATGGCACAGAAGAGGGGGCTGAAGGGAAGAAGGCATACCTGGAACGTAGGCGCCCAGACTTTTCGAAATTTCCTTGGCGGCCTTAG